The following are from one region of the Carassius gibelio isolate Cgi1373 ecotype wild population from Czech Republic chromosome A13, carGib1.2-hapl.c, whole genome shotgun sequence genome:
- the LOC128026001 gene encoding nesprin-2-like isoform X4, which produces MQKWETRLADQAQCLEEVRARLKQSLPDQQDEMEEERLLVKEVQDCLEDWVVSLSELSTMKTDVSQYIFTDDVLLLQEQVDHLHCQWEELCLKVSLRKQEIADRLNAWIIFNEKNRELCEWLTQTENKVAHSAELSIEEMVEKLKKDCMEEINLFSENKTHLKQLGEQLITASNKTKETEINDKIKDINDRWQHLFDHIEDRVRKLKETLGTVQQLDKNMINLRTWLSGVEGELAKPIIYSICHSDEIHRKLAEHQDLQRDIEQHTDGVASVLTLCDVLLHDADACSSDGEDDSIQQTTFSLDRRWRNICAMSMERRMRIEETWRLWCKILEDYSRFEEWLSMAECTAVNPATKDVPYTCAKEELKKFEAFQRQVQERQTQLELVNKQYRRLARENRTDGASKLKLMVNEGNQRWDTLQKRVAAVLRRLKHFTSQREDFEGTREGILVWLTEMDLQLTNVEHFSESDIHEKMRQLNAFQQEITLNTNKIDALIVFGENLIQKSAPLDAVLIEDELEELHSYCQEVFGRVARFHHRLISRRPVLEEDREFSDRDTDPEDSADFSGVWEREREEEEEAALSSNVPLTVRQAVSQLLHPALERSGRETPVSVDSIPLEWDHTVDVGGSSSPEDDEELMFYSALSDVEVTESSQLFFKATSKALKAVSGGRSVVETWHSPDAPDRQRANREIISSLTSSPFDNSAQYHPQAYDKLMFECAGSIDSIKRVKLILSEEEQLDDQGLTVLSVAEKTGVIERWELLEVQSCSVPQDLQQWHKLNSDLSDVMAWLNAVMPELDKLQTVQPKITIRDMESSIHKLKDTQRTFNGYKSVMIGVNLSGRGFQHGDSTELQELRENLQSANQKWAQACVALDSWEHRLHQALMECQEFHETLHSLLLWLAKAESQRYMVNIHDRNTDLNILQEHQHSLKAVQQDLQSREREVFCLQEISSQILLQDHGEDTLEAKEKVHVISNKLRLLIRQIAHDLDTLQSRLDSSGPNVGRTAPTQHQEAAGVHAVTQGSVRAGKSNSSPARLFLYRVLRAAFPLHILFLLLLVVACLVPLSEDDYSCTLSNNFARSFYPMLLYINGPPPT; this is translated from the exons ATgcag aAATGGGAGACCAGGCTAGCTGATCAGGCCCAGTGCCTGGAGGAGGTACGAGCCAGACTGAAGCAGTCGCTCCCAGATCAGCAGGACGAGATGGAAGAGGAACGCCTCCTTGTGAAG GAGGTTCAGGATTGTTTAGAGGACTGGGTCGTCAGTCTTTCGGAGCTCAGCACCATGAAGACGGACGTGTCCCAGTACATCTTCACCGATGACGTCCTCCTCCTGCAGGAGCAAGTGGACCATCTGCACTGCCAGTGGGAAGAGCTCTGCCTCAAA gtgTCTCTGCGTAAGCAGGAGATTGCTGACCGGCTGAATGCCTGGATCATTTTTAATGAGAAGAATCGTGAGCTGTGTGAATGGCTGACACAGACGGAAAACAAGGTGGCACACAGCGCTGAGCTGAGCATCGAGGAGATGGTGGAGAAACTCAAGAAG GACTGTATGGAGGAGATCAACCTCTTTAGTGAGAATAAGACCCATCTGAAACAGCTGGGAGAACAACTCATCACTGCTAGCAACAAGACCAAAGAGACAGAAATCAATGACAAGATCAAGGACATCAACGACCGCTGGCAGCATCTGTTTGATCACATTGAGGACAG GGTGAGGAAGCTGAAGGAGACGCTCGGGACAGTGCAGCAGCTGGATAAGAACATGATTAATCTCCGTACCTGGCTTTCCGGCGTCGAGGGTGAGCTGGCCAAACCCATCATCTACAGCATCTGCCACAGTGATGAGATACACCGCAAACTAGCAGAGCATCAG GACTTGCAGAGAGACATCGAACAGCACACAGATGGTGTGGCATCTGTTCTGACGCTGTGTGATGTTTTGCTGCATGATGCGGACGCTTGTAGCAGCGATGGAGAGGACGACTCCATTCAGCAGACCACTTTCAGCCTGGACCGCCGCTGGAGGAACATATGTGCCATGTCTATGGAGAGGAGAATGAG GATTGAGGAGACATGGCGTCTGTGGTGCAAGATCCTGGAAGACTATTCACGCTTTGAAGAGTGGCTGAGCATGGCAGAATGTACAGCAGTCAACCCTGCCACCAAAGATGTACCTTACACCTGTGCTAAAGAGGAACTCAAAAAGTTTGAG GCGTTCCAACGCCAGGTTCAAGAGCGCCAGACACAGCTGGAACTGGTGAACAAACAATACCGACGTCTGGCACGAGAGAACCGGACAGATGGTGCCAGTAAGCTAAAGCTGATGGTGAATGAGGGAAACCAACGCTGGGATACGCTACAGAAGAGAGTGGCCGCTGTTCTCCGCAGGTTAAAG CACTTCACATCCCAGCGTGAAGACTTTGAAGGAACAAGGGAGGGGATTCTGGTCTGGCTGACTGAAATGGACCTTCAGCTCACCAATGTGGAGCATTTTTCAGAAAGTGATATCCATGAAAAGATGCGTCAACTAAAC GCATTTCAGCAGGAGATCACTCTTAACACCAATAAGATTGATGCTCTGATCGTATTTGGAGAGAACCTGATCCAGAAGAGTGCTCCACTGGATGCTGTACTCATCGAAGATGAACTAGAGGAGCTGCACTCTTACTGCCAGGAAGTGTTTGGCAGAGTCGCCCGATTCCACCACCGTCTTATCAGCAGACGCCCG GTGCTTGAGGAGGACCGAGAGTtctcagacagagacacagatccAGAGGACTCGGCTGATTTCAGTGGGGtgtgggagagagaaagagaggaggaagaggaggctgCTCTGAGCTCTAATGTTCCTCTGACAGTACGTCAGGCCGTATCCCAGCTGTTACACCCTGCTCTGGAGCGCTCCGGGCGTGAGACGCCTGTCAGTGTGGATTCAATCCCACTGGAGTGGGACCACACAGTTGATGTGGGAGGATCTTCATCTCCAGAGGATGATGAGGAGTTGATGTTCTACAGTGCCCTATCAG ATGTAGAAGTCACTGAGAGCTCTCAGTTATTTTTTAAAGCTACATCTAAAGCTCTGAAGGCTGTGTCCG GAGGAAGGTCAGTGGTGGAGACATGGCACTCTCCTGATGCCCCAGACAGGCAGCGAGCGAACAGAGAGATTATAAGCAGTCTCACATCCTCACCCTTTGACAACAGTGCTCAGTATCACCCACAGGCCTAT GATAAACTCATGTTTGAGTGTGCTGGCAGTATAGACAGTATAAAGCGAGTGAAACTGATTCTGAGCGAGGAAGAACAACTGGATGATCAGGGTTTGACAGTCCTCTCCGTCGCAGAAAAGACGG GTGTGATTGAGCGATGGGAGCTCCTGGAAGTACAGTCGTGCAGCGTGCCGCAGGATCTTCAGCAGTGGCACAAACTCAACTCTGACCTCTCTGATGTCATGGCATGGCTGAACGCTGTGATGCCTGAGCTAGACAAACTTCAAACTGTACAGCCAAAAATCACCATCAGAGACATGGAGAGCAGTATCCACAAACTAAAG GACACGCAGAGGACTTTTAACGGCTACAAATCAGTGATGATTGGTGTTAAtctcagtgggcggggcttccagCACGGCGACAGCACTGAACTACAAGAACTGCGTGAGAATCTgcagtcagccaatcagaaatggGCTCAGGCCTGTGTGGCCCTGGACAGCTGGGAACACCGACTGCATCAAGCACTCATGGAGTGTCAG GAGTTTCATGAGACTCTTCACTCTCTGCTGCTGTGGTTAGCCAAAGCAGAGAGCCAGCGCTACATGGTCAACATCCATGACCGAAACACAGACCTCAACATCCTGCAAGAGCATCAACACTCACTTAAG GCTGTTCAGCAGGACTTACAATCTCGTGAGAGAGAGGTGTTCTGCCTGCAGGAGATCTCCTCACAGATCCTGCTACAGGACCACGGAGAAGACACCCTGGAGGCCAAAGAGAAGGTTCACGTCATCAGCAACAAGTTACGACTGCTGATCAGACAAATCGCGCACGACCTGGACACACTGCAAAGCAGATTG GACTCTTCAGGTCCGAATGTGGGCAGGACAGCACCAACACAACACCAG gAAGCCGCAGGAGTTCACGCTGTTACGCAGGGGAGTGTCAG GGCTGGCAAGTCTAATTCGTCCCCAGCGAGACTGTTCCTATATCGTGTCCTACGAGCAGCTTTCCCCCTCCACATCCTCTTCCTTCTGCTGCTGGTTGTGGCGTGTCTGGTGCCTCTCTCAGAAGATGACTACAGCTGCACTCTCTCCAACAACTTTGCCCGATCCTTTTACCCCATGCTCCTCTATATCAACGGACCTCCACCCACATGA